Proteins encoded in a region of the Ruegeria sp. AD91A genome:
- the alaS gene encoding alanine--tRNA ligase: MPTLNDIRSTFLNYFEKQGHEVVASSPLVPRNDPTLMFVNSGMVQFKNLFTGLETRDYKRATTAQKCVRAGGKHNDLDNVGYTARHHTFFEMLGNFSFGDYFKHEAIPFAWELITKEFGIDKNRLLATVYHTDDEAFEIWKKVGVPEDRIIRIATSDNFWQMGPTGPCGPCTEIFYDHGDHIWGGPPGSAEEDGDRFIEIWNVVFMQNEQFEDGSMVELDMQSIDTGMGLERIGALLQGSHDNYDTDLFKALIEASADATGVDPYGDQNVHHRVIADHLRSTSFLIADGVMPSNDGRGYVLRRIMRRAMRHAHLLGAKDPVMHRLVPSLVQQMGGHYSELTQAQPLIEETLLLEETRFKQTLDRGLKLLDDEVSGLSESAPLSGEAAFKLYDTYGFPLDLTQDALREKGRTVDTDGFDAAMAKQKAKARAAWAGSGEAADQAVWFDVLDTAGATDFLGYDTEKAEAQVAALVVDGALVEKIDAGDSGWVVVNQTPFYGEAGGQVGDTGELRRLEDRDHLSRVEDSRKFADGKVYAHKVTVVSGAVSKGDAVELEVDHARRTAIRANHSATHLLHEALRETLGDHVAQRGSLNAADRLRFDFSHSKALSLEEIQKVEREVNDFIRQNSAVETRVMTPDDARKLGAQALFGEKYGDEVRVVSMGKASTGKGHDGETWSIELCGGTHVRQTGDIGTFVVMGDSASSAGVRRIEALTGDEAFRYLSAQDQRLAQVALELKAQPDDVVARVKSLLEERKSLQNEVAQLRRDLAMSGGAGKGGGAEARDVNGVKFMAQALSGVSGKDLPALIDEHKARLGSGAVLLIADTGGKAAVAAGVTEDLTGTISAVDLVKAAVVELGGKGGGGRPDMAQGGGKDASNADAAIKAAEQVLGG, encoded by the coding sequence ATGCCAACCCTGAACGACATCCGATCGACCTTTCTGAACTACTTTGAAAAACAGGGGCATGAGGTCGTGGCGTCCAGCCCGCTGGTTCCGCGCAACGACCCTACGCTTATGTTCGTCAATTCGGGCATGGTGCAGTTCAAGAACCTGTTCACCGGCCTGGAAACACGTGACTACAAGCGCGCCACCACAGCGCAGAAATGTGTGCGTGCTGGCGGCAAGCATAACGACCTCGACAATGTGGGCTACACTGCGCGCCACCATACATTCTTCGAGATGTTGGGGAACTTTTCGTTCGGTGATTACTTCAAACACGAAGCGATCCCGTTCGCGTGGGAACTGATCACCAAGGAATTCGGAATCGACAAGAACCGCCTGCTTGCTACGGTTTATCATACTGATGACGAGGCGTTTGAAATTTGGAAAAAGGTCGGTGTTCCCGAAGACCGGATCATCCGCATCGCCACCAGTGACAATTTCTGGCAGATGGGTCCGACCGGCCCCTGCGGCCCGTGTACCGAAATCTTCTACGATCATGGCGACCACATCTGGGGTGGCCCTCCGGGATCGGCCGAAGAGGATGGCGATCGATTCATTGAAATCTGGAACGTCGTTTTCATGCAGAACGAGCAGTTTGAAGACGGCTCGATGGTCGAACTCGACATGCAATCGATCGATACGGGCATGGGGCTCGAGCGCATCGGTGCATTGTTGCAGGGCAGCCATGACAATTATGACACCGATCTGTTCAAGGCACTGATTGAAGCGTCGGCCGATGCGACTGGCGTGGATCCTTACGGGGATCAGAACGTGCACCACCGTGTGATTGCAGACCACTTGCGTTCGACCTCGTTCCTGATTGCGGATGGCGTGATGCCGAGCAATGACGGCCGCGGTTATGTTCTGCGTCGCATTATGCGTCGTGCCATGCGCCATGCTCACCTGTTGGGCGCCAAGGATCCGGTCATGCACCGACTCGTACCGTCACTCGTACAACAAATGGGTGGGCACTATTCAGAGTTGACCCAGGCACAGCCATTGATTGAAGAGACTTTGTTGCTTGAAGAAACCCGCTTCAAGCAGACGCTGGATCGGGGGCTGAAGCTGCTTGACGACGAAGTATCTGGCCTTTCCGAGAGTGCGCCATTATCCGGTGAAGCGGCCTTTAAGCTGTACGACACTTATGGCTTCCCGCTGGACCTGACTCAGGATGCGCTGCGTGAGAAGGGCCGGACGGTTGATACAGACGGTTTTGACGCGGCGATGGCAAAACAGAAGGCCAAGGCACGAGCTGCCTGGGCGGGGTCGGGTGAAGCTGCTGATCAGGCAGTCTGGTTCGATGTTCTGGATACCGCCGGGGCGACCGACTTCCTTGGCTATGACACCGAGAAGGCTGAAGCTCAGGTTGCTGCTTTGGTTGTTGACGGCGCTTTGGTTGAAAAGATCGATGCGGGTGACAGCGGCTGGGTCGTGGTGAACCAGACCCCATTCTACGGCGAGGCAGGTGGCCAGGTCGGTGACACTGGCGAGTTGCGGCGCCTTGAAGATCGCGATCACCTCAGCCGGGTGGAGGACAGCAGGAAATTCGCCGATGGGAAGGTCTATGCACATAAGGTGACGGTCGTCAGCGGTGCTGTGTCAAAAGGTGATGCTGTCGAGCTGGAAGTCGATCATGCGCGCCGCACTGCAATCCGGGCCAACCACTCGGCCACGCACCTGCTGCACGAAGCACTACGGGAAACGCTGGGCGACCACGTAGCGCAGCGCGGCTCGCTGAATGCGGCCGATCGTTTGCGGTTCGACTTCAGCCATTCCAAAGCGCTGAGTCTTGAGGAAATCCAGAAAGTCGAACGTGAGGTGAACGACTTCATCCGCCAGAACTCGGCTGTCGAGACACGGGTCATGACACCAGATGATGCGCGCAAACTGGGCGCGCAGGCATTGTTCGGTGAAAAATACGGTGACGAGGTTCGTGTTGTTTCGATGGGCAAGGCGTCCACGGGCAAGGGCCATGATGGCGAGACATGGTCGATTGAACTGTGTGGCGGTACCCATGTGCGCCAGACGGGCGACATTGGCACGTTTGTCGTGATGGGGGACAGCGCAAGCAGCGCTGGCGTACGGCGCATCGAAGCGCTGACCGGGGATGAAGCTTTTCGGTACCTTTCGGCGCAGGATCAACGCCTTGCACAGGTGGCGTTGGAACTGAAGGCGCAGCCGGACGATGTGGTGGCACGCGTGAAGAGCCTGTTGGAAGAACGCAAGTCACTGCAGAATGAAGTGGCTCAGTTGCGTCGTGATCTTGCGATGTCCGGCGGGGCCGGGAAGGGTGGTGGCGCCGAGGCACGTGATGTGAACGGAGTGAAGTTCATGGCACAGGCCCTCAGCGGTGTATCCGGGAAAGATCTTCCGGCATTGATCGACGAACACAAGGCTCGACTTGGGTCAGGTGCGGTGCTGCTTATCGCGGATACAGGCGGCAAGGCTGCGGTTGCGGCCGGCGTTACCGAAGACCTGACAGGGACCATTTCGGCGGTCGACCTGGTCAAGGCCGCCGTGGTGGAATTGGGCGGCAAAGGCGGTGGCGGTCGTCCGGATATGGCTCAGGGCGGCGGCAAGGACGCGTCGAATGCGGATGCGGCGATCAAGGCCGCAGAACAGGTTTTGGGAGGATAA
- a CDS encoding DUF1330 domain-containing protein, with protein sequence MAALWIAHVTVTDAEAYGKYAELAGPAIAKHGGAFIARAARYVQLEGKERPRNVVARFPSLEAAVECYNSDDYQQALSHAREASERELVVVEITE encoded by the coding sequence ATGGCGGCACTTTGGATTGCACACGTAACGGTGACTGATGCTGAGGCGTACGGAAAATACGCCGAGTTGGCTGGACCAGCCATTGCCAAGCACGGGGGAGCCTTCATCGCCCGTGCCGCGCGTTATGTTCAGTTGGAAGGCAAGGAACGACCACGTAATGTCGTCGCCCGGTTCCCATCGCTTGAAGCAGCGGTCGAGTGTTACAATTCGGATGATTATCAGCAGGCACTGAGTCACGCACGCGAGGCAAGTGAACGTGAATTGGTTGTGGTTGAAATCACAGAGTGA
- a CDS encoding transglutaminase-like cysteine peptidase, giving the protein MKHFTNLAKRIGSRLLPVSVRVVSICVLGICTFAMTSVAHASGNGFIPSVASSPPPSGAANLCAQYNWACAGKRSVSLSSQQELKVVEQINRRVNRSTREVTDQSQYKTTERWALPTARGGDCEDFALLKKRDLIHAGVDPSKLLIATVLDTRRVPHAVLVYRSSNGDLVLDNLTNRIKPWTATRYLFLRMQDPNRPGSWVGVYGHS; this is encoded by the coding sequence ATGAAACACTTTACAAATCTGGCCAAACGGATTGGTTCCAGACTTTTGCCGGTTTCGGTGCGGGTCGTCAGCATCTGTGTTTTAGGCATCTGCACCTTTGCCATGACCTCGGTCGCGCATGCGTCCGGGAACGGGTTTATCCCAAGTGTCGCGTCTTCACCACCTCCGTCCGGAGCCGCCAACTTGTGCGCTCAATACAATTGGGCCTGCGCAGGAAAGCGATCCGTATCCTTGTCCAGTCAGCAAGAACTGAAGGTTGTCGAACAAATTAACCGGCGTGTGAACAGGTCGACCCGCGAAGTCACCGATCAATCTCAGTACAAAACGACCGAGCGATGGGCGCTGCCCACCGCCAGGGGCGGTGATTGTGAGGACTTCGCGCTGTTGAAGAAAAGAGACTTGATCCATGCGGGGGTCGATCCAAGCAAACTCTTGATCGCTACTGTTCTGGACACGCGCCGGGTGCCTCATGCGGTGCTGGTGTACCGCTCTTCAAACGGTGATTTGGTTTTGGACAACCTCACAAACCGTATCAAACCCTGGACAGCGACGCGGTACCTGTTTCTTCGTATGCAAGACCCGAACCGGCCCGGAAGTTGGGTTGGTGTTTACGGGCATAGCTGA
- the typA gene encoding translational GTPase TypA, producing MDLRNIAIIAHVDHGKTTLVDELLKQSGAFRENQSVAERAMDSNDLERERGITILAKATSVEWKDTRINIVDTPGHADFGGEVERILSMVDGVVLLVDAAEGPMPQTKFVTSKALALGLRPIVVLNKVDKPDAEPDRALDECFDLFANLGADDDQLDFPAMYASGRSGWADMELDGPRKDLSALFDLIVDHVPAPKQVEHKDEPFRMLATTLGSDPFIGRILTGRVESGTLKAGDNLKALSRDGTVIENFRASKILAFRGLAQQPIDVAEAGDIVTIAGMSKATVADSLVAPQVEEALPAQPIDPPTITVTFGINDSPLAGRDGKKVQSRVIRDRLMKEAESNVAIRITDTPGGEAFEVAGRGELQMGVLIENMRREGFELSISRPQVLFREENGQRLEPIEEVTIDVDDEYSGSVIEKITGARKGELVEMRPAGAGKTRIIAHVPSRGLIGYHGEFLTDTRGTGVLNRVFHDWAPHKGQIPGRRAGVLISMEKGQAVAYALWNLEERGRMFVGPQTDVYQGMVIGEHSRDNDLEVNPLKGKKLTNVRASGSDDAVRLTPHIQFSLEEAIAYIDDDELVEVTPNAVRLRKRFLDPHERKRMAKSA from the coding sequence ATGGACCTGCGCAATATCGCAATCATCGCTCACGTTGACCACGGCAAGACGACCCTGGTGGATGAGCTGCTCAAACAATCCGGCGCGTTCCGGGAAAACCAGTCCGTGGCGGAACGCGCCATGGACAGCAACGATCTGGAACGCGAACGTGGTATCACCATTCTGGCCAAGGCAACGTCGGTCGAGTGGAAAGACACCCGCATCAACATTGTCGACACACCCGGCCACGCCGATTTCGGCGGTGAAGTGGAACGCATTCTCAGCATGGTCGACGGAGTTGTCCTACTGGTTGACGCCGCAGAAGGCCCGATGCCGCAGACCAAGTTCGTGACCTCCAAGGCCCTGGCGCTGGGTTTGCGCCCAATCGTGGTTCTGAACAAGGTCGACAAACCGGACGCGGAACCTGACCGCGCACTGGACGAATGCTTTGACCTGTTCGCAAACCTCGGTGCCGATGACGACCAGCTGGACTTTCCGGCGATGTACGCCTCGGGCCGTTCGGGCTGGGCAGACATGGAGCTGGATGGCCCCCGCAAGGACCTGAGCGCCCTGTTTGACCTGATCGTCGATCACGTCCCTGCCCCCAAGCAGGTCGAGCACAAGGACGAGCCGTTCCGGATGCTGGCCACAACTTTGGGCAGCGATCCGTTCATCGGCCGCATTCTGACAGGTCGTGTGGAAAGCGGCACTCTTAAGGCAGGCGACAACCTCAAGGCGCTCAGCCGCGATGGAACGGTGATCGAAAACTTCCGCGCGTCGAAAATACTTGCATTCCGCGGACTGGCACAGCAGCCCATCGACGTGGCAGAAGCCGGTGACATCGTCACCATCGCAGGCATGAGCAAAGCCACAGTGGCAGATTCCCTTGTTGCTCCGCAGGTCGAAGAAGCCCTGCCTGCACAACCCATCGACCCGCCGACGATTACCGTTACTTTTGGGATCAACGATTCTCCGTTGGCCGGTCGGGATGGCAAAAAGGTTCAGTCACGCGTTATCCGTGATCGCCTGATGAAAGAAGCCGAATCGAATGTCGCGATCCGCATCACCGACACGCCCGGCGGCGAGGCATTCGAGGTCGCAGGCCGAGGCGAATTGCAGATGGGTGTTCTGATCGAGAACATGCGCCGTGAGGGTTTCGAACTCAGCATCTCGCGCCCGCAGGTTTTGTTCCGCGAAGAAAACGGGCAACGTCTGGAACCCATCGAGGAAGTCACCATCGACGTGGATGATGAATACTCCGGCTCGGTGATCGAAAAGATCACCGGCGCACGCAAAGGTGAGTTAGTCGAAATGCGCCCCGCAGGTGCTGGCAAGACCCGCATCATTGCCCACGTACCGTCCCGCGGCCTGATCGGCTATCACGGCGAGTTCCTGACCGACACGCGCGGTACGGGCGTATTGAACCGCGTGTTCCACGACTGGGCTCCGCACAAAGGTCAGATCCCGGGGCGTCGGGCGGGCGTTCTGATCTCGATGGAAAAAGGTCAGGCCGTGGCTTATGCCCTCTGGAACCTCGAGGAGCGTGGTCGGATGTTTGTCGGCCCCCAAACGGATGTCTATCAAGGCATGGTGATAGGTGAGCATTCTCGCGACAATGATCTGGAAGTGAACCCGCTGAAAGGCAAGAAACTGACCAACGTACGCGCCAGCGGTTCAGACGACGCCGTTCGCCTGACACCCCACATTCAGTTCTCACTGGAAGAGGCGATTGCGTATATTGACGACGATGAACTGGTCGAGGTCACACCCAACGCTGTACGCCTGCGTAAGCGCTTTCTCGATCCTCACGAACGGAAGCGGATGGCCAAGTCGGCCTGA
- a CDS encoding multidrug efflux SMR transporter produces the protein MPQAYLYLMLAVIAETIGTTALQASQQFTRFWPSVLVVVGYGVAFYFMALTLKFMPVGIVYAIWSGLGIFLIAVIGFIVFGQKLDWPAVLGLTMILAGILIIHLFSKTAGH, from the coding sequence ATGCCCCAAGCGTATCTGTATCTGATGCTAGCCGTTATTGCGGAAACCATTGGCACCACCGCGTTGCAGGCCAGTCAACAATTCACGCGGTTTTGGCCGTCCGTCCTTGTGGTCGTGGGGTACGGAGTCGCTTTCTACTTCATGGCGTTGACGCTGAAATTCATGCCTGTTGGCATTGTCTACGCGATCTGGTCAGGTCTGGGGATTTTTCTGATCGCCGTGATCGGTTTCATCGTTTTCGGTCAAAAACTGGATTGGCCGGCGGTACTTGGACTTACCATGATATTGGCGGGAATCCTGATCATTCACCTCTTTTCCAAGACTGCTGGTCACTGA
- a CDS encoding HD domain-containing protein gives MTDRLSAQIAFLKRADELKMVERANVLLDQSRPENSAEHSWHLALWALVMAPLAGSDVSIDRVIRMLLLHDLVEIVVGDHPIHLETDWASVAKAEQAAALELFGLLPKDQADALHAFWREFEEDQSPDARFAKILDRCQPLFQVLCAPNPNPDHVDIARSNLEGGRAAYLAQVFPLAYEHAINLLAGTDTRANAFTTRLPFLTEADQLKSVLRASRLMAGDRFENSAEHSWHIMLYAWVLSESAPQKISVDRVIQMLLLHDIVEIDAGDNPIHGQVDHAAQAAKEQAAAKRLFGLLPDTQCKGFTTLWQEFEAADSPDAKFAKAVDRFQTPIANLETGGGSWVDYKVTYAQLEARVQPAIAAGSPRLWDWLQPQLAAYFQSGEALHH, from the coding sequence ATGACCGACCGTTTGTCGGCGCAAATCGCATTTCTGAAACGGGCTGACGAACTGAAAATGGTCGAGCGGGCAAATGTCCTGCTTGACCAGTCGAGGCCCGAGAATTCCGCGGAGCACAGCTGGCATCTGGCCTTGTGGGCCCTGGTCATGGCCCCGTTGGCGGGGTCGGATGTCTCGATTGATCGGGTCATCCGTATGCTTTTGCTACATGATCTGGTTGAGATCGTTGTTGGCGACCACCCAATTCATCTTGAAACAGATTGGGCTTCGGTTGCCAAGGCTGAGCAAGCCGCAGCTTTGGAGTTGTTTGGACTTTTGCCAAAGGATCAGGCTGATGCGCTCCACGCTTTCTGGCGTGAATTCGAGGAGGATCAGTCCCCCGACGCCCGGTTTGCCAAGATACTGGACCGGTGTCAGCCACTGTTTCAGGTTCTGTGTGCCCCTAACCCCAATCCGGACCACGTGGACATAGCGCGTTCAAATCTCGAAGGCGGCCGTGCAGCCTATCTGGCACAGGTTTTTCCGTTGGCCTACGAGCATGCCATCAACCTTCTGGCCGGCACAGATACGCGCGCCAATGCGTTTACGACCCGGTTGCCGTTTCTGACTGAAGCCGATCAGCTGAAATCCGTTCTCCGCGCCTCGCGGCTGATGGCGGGTGATCGTTTTGAAAACTCGGCGGAACACTCGTGGCACATCATGCTCTACGCCTGGGTCCTGTCTGAAAGCGCGCCTCAGAAGATCAGTGTTGATCGGGTGATTCAGATGCTGTTGCTGCACGATATCGTCGAAATCGACGCCGGCGATAATCCGATCCACGGGCAGGTCGATCACGCGGCGCAAGCCGCCAAGGAACAAGCGGCGGCCAAGCGGTTGTTTGGCCTGTTGCCTGACACTCAATGCAAGGGCTTCACCACGCTGTGGCAAGAGTTTGAAGCTGCAGACAGCCCAGACGCCAAGTTCGCCAAAGCCGTCGACCGTTTTCAGACACCTATCGCCAATCTGGAAACCGGTGGCGGGTCATGGGTCGATTACAAGGTAACATATGCCCAGCTTGAGGCGCGAGTTCAGCCTGCAATTGCAGCGGGGTCTCCTCGGCTTTGGGATTGGCTGCAACCGCAACTGGCTGCGTATTTCCAAAGCGGCGAGGCTCTTCATCACTAG
- a CDS encoding alpha/beta hydrolase produces MPEVIFPGPEGRLEGRYHPQKEKDAPIAIVLHPHPQFGGTMNNKVVYNLHYAFYNMGFTVLRFNFRGVGRSQGEYDQGVGELSDAASALDYLQSMNNNSKHCWVAGFSFGAWIGMQLLMRRPEITGFISVSPPANMYDFSFLAPCPSSGLIINGTADRVAPPADTTSLVNKLHEQKGITITHTEVEGADHFFQDRHMDTMITEVSDYVKRRLTENTR; encoded by the coding sequence ATGCCCGAGGTGATTTTTCCCGGACCCGAAGGCCGCCTGGAAGGCCGCTACCACCCGCAAAAGGAAAAAGACGCACCGATCGCCATCGTGCTTCACCCGCATCCTCAATTCGGCGGGACCATGAACAACAAGGTGGTCTATAATCTGCACTACGCCTTTTACAACATGGGCTTCACCGTGTTGCGCTTTAACTTTCGCGGTGTCGGTCGCAGTCAGGGCGAATATGATCAGGGCGTGGGTGAGCTGAGCGATGCAGCCTCGGCGCTGGATTACCTGCAATCGATGAACAACAATTCGAAGCACTGCTGGGTTGCAGGTTTCTCGTTCGGTGCGTGGATCGGTATGCAACTGCTGATGCGCCGCCCTGAAATCACGGGATTCATCAGTGTATCGCCCCCTGCAAACATGTACGATTTTTCGTTCCTTGCCCCCTGCCCGTCTTCCGGCCTGATCATCAATGGCACGGCTGACAGGGTGGCGCCTCCGGCTGACACAACCTCGCTGGTGAACAAGCTGCACGAGCAAAAGGGAATCACCATCACCCACACCGAGGTGGAAGGGGCCGATCACTTTTTTCAGGATCGACACATGGACACGATGATCACCGAGGTCAGTGACTATGTGAAACGGCGCCTGACCGAGAACACCCGCTAA
- a CDS encoding Rrf2 family transcriptional regulator — translation MKLSTKGRYAMVALADIALHPTESLVTLGEISERQDISLPYLEQLFVKLRRADLVSSVRGPGGGYRLARPASEIRVVEILAAVDETVDALQKGAGASGASSGSRAQSLTNRLWESLSAHVYVFLHQTRLSDVIKNDLAPCPAVPSLFSVVDE, via the coding sequence ATGAAGCTGTCGACCAAGGGGCGTTACGCAATGGTCGCTCTGGCGGATATAGCGCTTCATCCGACAGAAAGCTTGGTGACGCTTGGGGAAATCTCCGAGAGGCAGGACATCTCGTTACCGTATCTCGAGCAGCTCTTTGTCAAACTGCGTCGGGCGGACTTGGTGTCTTCCGTTCGCGGACCCGGTGGCGGGTACCGACTGGCTCGCCCTGCGTCTGAAATTCGCGTTGTCGAGATACTGGCGGCCGTAGACGAAACCGTTGATGCCCTGCAAAAAGGGGCAGGAGCGTCCGGAGCTTCATCCGGCAGTCGTGCGCAATCGTTGACCAATCGGCTTTGGGAAAGTCTCAGCGCACATGTCTATGTGTTCCTGCATCAAACCCGCTTGTCGGATGTGATCAAGAACGACCTCGCCCCGTGCCCGGCCGTTCCGAGCCTGTTTTCTGTTGTAGATGAATGA
- a CDS encoding cysteine desulfurase family protein, with protein MKRVYLDHNATTPLRPEARDAMIAAMDVCGNPSSVHAEGRAAKALIERARAQVASAFGADGADIVFTSGSTEGAALTLSRRQLHGAAIEHDAVRAWIKEDLSVSEFGDVQVAAPEMSTLQLANSETGIVQTLPSGLAVTDATQAFGKLPLAFNWMSAQMALVSAHKLGGPKGVGAVVMKRGTDLAAQIKGGGQEMGRRSGTENVIGIVGFGAAAEAAARDLANGVWEQVEEFRNILENALEAAVKSPIFVGKGRRRLPNTLCFAAPGWKGETQVMQMDLSGFAVSAGSACSSGKVRASAVLTAMGFDEETASSAIRVSLGPRTTEEDVLRFAETWLEKEKKHRARAA; from the coding sequence ATGAAACGTGTTTATCTGGATCACAACGCAACAACGCCGCTGCGTCCAGAAGCGAGGGACGCGATGATTGCGGCCATGGATGTCTGTGGCAACCCCTCGTCGGTTCATGCGGAAGGTCGTGCCGCCAAAGCTCTGATCGAACGTGCTCGGGCTCAGGTTGCATCGGCCTTTGGGGCGGATGGAGCGGATATTGTTTTTACATCTGGTTCAACCGAAGGTGCGGCGCTGACATTGTCGAGGCGCCAATTGCACGGTGCAGCGATTGAGCATGACGCGGTAAGAGCTTGGATCAAAGAGGATCTTTCGGTTTCTGAGTTCGGAGACGTGCAGGTGGCCGCACCTGAAATGTCGACATTGCAACTGGCAAACTCAGAGACAGGGATTGTTCAAACACTGCCGTCCGGTCTGGCCGTGACAGACGCCACACAGGCTTTTGGCAAGCTGCCCCTCGCGTTCAACTGGATGAGTGCGCAGATGGCCTTGGTTTCCGCCCATAAGCTGGGCGGCCCAAAGGGTGTCGGTGCCGTTGTGATGAAGCGAGGAACAGATCTGGCGGCGCAGATCAAGGGGGGCGGCCAGGAAATGGGCCGCAGGTCTGGGACCGAAAATGTCATTGGTATCGTGGGGTTCGGCGCGGCAGCTGAAGCTGCAGCACGGGATCTGGCCAATGGCGTTTGGGAGCAGGTCGAAGAATTTAGAAATATTCTAGAAAACGCTCTTGAGGCCGCTGTAAAATCACCTATTTTTGTCGGGAAAGGGCGGCGACGCTTGCCGAACACCCTGTGTTTTGCTGCGCCCGGTTGGAAGGGTGAAACCCAGGTCATGCAGATGGACCTGTCGGGTTTTGCCGTCAGTGCGGGCTCTGCCTGTTCCAGTGGCAAGGTTCGTGCCAGCGCGGTGCTTACCGCAATGGGTTTTGACGAGGAGACAGCCAGCAGCGCAATCCGCGTGTCGCTGGGACCTCGGACAACGGAAGAAGATGTGCTGCGTTTCGCCGAGACGTGGCTTGAGAAAGAGAAAAAGCATCGCGCGCGAGCTGCGTGA
- the sufB gene encoding Fe-S cluster assembly protein SufB translates to MAALDQTQVKEGVDQETVDAVREAGTYKYGWDTDIEMEYAPKGVNPDIVRLISEKNEEPEWMTEWRLAAFERWTKMEEPNWAMVTYPKIDFQNQYYYARPKSMEEKPKSLDEVDPKLLATYEKLGIPLKEQMILAGVEGAEDAPAEGRKVAVDAVFDSVSVGTTFQAELKKAGVIFCSISEAIKEHPELVKKYLGTVVPVSDNFYATLNSAVFSDGSFVYIPPGVRCPMELSTYFRINAENTGQFERTLIIADKGSYVSYLEGCTAPQRDTAQLHAAVVEIILEEDAEVKYSTVQNWFPGDENGKGGIYNFVTKRADCRGDRSKVMWTQVETGSAVTWKYPSCILRGEESQGEFYSIAIANNYQQADTGTKMVHLGKNTKSRIVSKGISAGKAQNTYRGLVSMHPKAKDSRNYTQCDSLLIGDKCGAHTVPYIEVKNNSSRVEHEATTSKVDDDQLFYCRQRGMDEEEAVALVVNGFCKDVLQALPMEFAMEAQQLVAISLEGSVG, encoded by the coding sequence ATGGCCGCTTTGGACCAGACCCAGGTTAAAGAAGGTGTCGATCAGGAAACCGTTGATGCGGTGCGCGAGGCCGGAACCTACAAATACGGCTGGGACACTGACATTGAGATGGAGTACGCGCCGAAAGGTGTGAACCCGGACATCGTCCGTCTGATCTCGGAAAAGAATGAAGAACCGGAATGGATGACCGAATGGCGTCTGGCCGCGTTTGAACGCTGGACCAAGATGGAAGAACCAAACTGGGCCATGGTCACCTATCCCAAAATCGATTTTCAGAACCAGTATTACTATGCCCGTCCGAAATCGATGGAAGAGAAGCCAAAATCCTTGGATGAGGTCGACCCCAAGCTGTTAGCCACATACGAAAAGCTGGGTATCCCGCTGAAAGAACAGATGATTTTGGCCGGTGTCGAAGGTGCTGAAGACGCCCCGGCTGAGGGCCGCAAGGTTGCTGTCGACGCGGTGTTTGATTCCGTTTCGGTTGGCACGACCTTTCAGGCCGAACTGAAAAAGGCCGGCGTGATCTTCTGTTCGATTTCAGAAGCGATCAAGGAACATCCTGAACTGGTCAAGAAGTATCTGGGCACTGTAGTTCCGGTGTCGGACAATTTTTATGCGACACTGAACTCGGCCGTGTTTTCGGATGGGTCATTCGTATATATCCCGCCAGGTGTTCGTTGTCCGATGGAGCTGAGCACATATTTCCGTATCAACGCGGAAAACACAGGCCAGTTCGAACGCACGCTGATCATCGCTGACAAAGGCTCTTACGTCTCTTATCTGGAAGGCTGTACCGCACCTCAGCGCGACACCGCTCAGTTGCATGCAGCCGTGGTTGAGATCATTCTGGAAGAAGACGCCGAGGTAAAATACTCGACCGTTCAGAACTGGTTCCCCGGGGATGAGAACGGCAAGGGCGGCATCTACAACTTCGTGACCAAACGTGCCGACTGCCGTGGCGATCGATCCAAGGTGATGTGGACGCAGGTCGAAACGGGTTCGGCCGTGACATGGAAATACCCGTCGTGCATTCTGCGGGGCGAAGAAAGCCAAGGAGAGTTTTACTCGATCGCAATTGCCAACAATTACCAGCAGGCAGATACCGGCACCAAGATGGTTCATCTGGGCAAGAACACCAAGTCGCGCATCGTGTCCAAGGGCATCAGCGCGGGCAAGGCACAGAACACGTATCGCGGTCTGGTTTCGATGCATCCGAAAGCCAAGGACAGCCGGAACTATACCCAATGCGACAGCTTGCTTATTGGCGACAAATGCGGGGCACATACGGTTCCGTATATCGAGGTCAAGAATAACTCATCGCGGGTTGAGCATGAGGCGACGACATCCAAGGTGGATGACGATCAGCTGTTCTACTGTCGTCAGCGCGGCATGGACGAAGAAGAGGCCGTGGCCTTGGTGGTCAACGGGTTCTGCAAAGACGTTTTGCAAGCACTGCCGATGGAGTTCGCCATGGAAGCGCAGCAACTTGTGGCAATCTCGCTTGAAGGGTCGGTCGGCTGA